In Altererythrobacter aquiaggeris, the genomic stretch GATCGGCAGAACAGCCATGGCAAGCAGCGGCAAATTGACAAACAGGAAAATACATCCCGCGACGGTTGCGGGCCCGACCAGCCATAATGCGGGCGTGCGGAAGCCGCGCTTCAGATCGGGCTTCGTCCGGCGCAGGATCATCACCGCAATTGCCACCATCATAAAGGCATAAAGCGTGCCGCCATTGGAAATATCAGCCAGCTGGCCGACCGGCAGGAAAGCCGCGCCAACCGCAACCACCGCGCCGGTGATTGCGGTAACGATATAGGGCGTTTTCCATTTGGGATGCACCGCGCTCAGCTTTTCAGGCAGCAGGCCATCGCGGCTCATGACGAAGAAAATGCGTGTTTGCGCGAAAAGCAGCACCAGAATGACCGATGGCAGTGCCAGGAAGGCCGCGATACCCAGCATATTTCCGACCTGCGAGAACCCGATCTGGCGCAAGACATGCGCCAACGCTTCGTCAGAACAGACCAGCATCTGCGCATATTGCGGCAATGCACATTGTGCAGCCAGCGCTTCTGAACCGGCAGGGAACGGAATACCGCCAGGCCCCATGATCGGCTGACCGCCTATGCTGCCGATCGCCCCCGCCGCAACCAACACGTAAAAGACGGTGCAGAACAACAGCGACCCGACCAGCCCGATGGGCACGTTGCGCTGCGGGTCTTTGGTTTCTTCGGCTGCGGTCGAAACTGCATCGAAACCGACATAGGCGAAGAATATCGTCGCGGCGGCGCCCACCGCGCCGACACCGCTGCCAAACCCGCCAAACAAACCTGCGGGAAGAAACGGATTGAAGCGGGCTACCTCTACCTGAGGGAGCGTCAAAACCAGAAAGACCGTGAGAGCAGTCACCTTGATCACCACCAGCACCGCATTGAACATCGCCGATTCGCGCGTCCCCAGCATCAGCAGCCAGGTGACCAGCAACGCAATGACCAGCGCCGGCAGGTTTATCAGCCCGCCCGGCGCGCCGCCCAAAGCCAGTGGACCGGCAGCCAGCCATGGCGGCAGATGGATACCCAGAAATTCATTCAGGATAGTCCCGGCAAAATAGCCCGACCACCCGACTGAAACCGCGCTTGCAGCAACCGCATATTCCAGGATGAGCGCCCAGCCGACGGTCCAAGCGAGAAATTCTCCCATCGTGGCATAAGTGTAGGTGTAGGCTGATCCGGAAACCGGAATAAGCGAAGCAATTTCAGCGTAGCAAAGCGCGGCAACGATGCAGATGCCGCCTGCGATCACAAATGCCAGCATCAGGCCCGGCCCCGCCTTTTGCGCGCCCGCGGCGGTCAAAACGAAAATGCCCGTTCCGATTACGCAGCCGATGCCAAACAGCATTAGCTGGAAAGCGCCTAACGTCCGGTGGAGTGATTTCTT encodes the following:
- a CDS encoding amino acid permease; protein product: MPQFSRVKPLEAILATAEKKSLHRTLGAFQLMLFGIGCVIGTGIFVLTAAGAQKAGPGLMLAFVIAGGICIVAALCYAEIASLIPVSGSAYTYTYATMGEFLAWTVGWALILEYAVAASAVSVGWSGYFAGTILNEFLGIHLPPWLAAGPLALGGAPGGLINLPALVIALLVTWLLMLGTRESAMFNAVLVVIKVTALTVFLVLTLPQVEVARFNPFLPAGLFGGFGSGVGAVGAAATIFFAYVGFDAVSTAAEETKDPQRNVPIGLVGSLLFCTVFYVLVAAGAIGSIGGQPIMGPGGIPFPAGSEALAAQCALPQYAQMLVCSDEALAHVLRQIGFSQVGNMLGIAAFLALPSVILVLLFAQTRIFFVMSRDGLLPEKLSAVHPKWKTPYIVTAITGAVVAVGAAFLPVGQLADISNGGTLYAFMMVAIAVMILRRTKPDLKRGFRTPALWLVGPATVAGCIFLFVNLPLLAMAVLPIWAGVGLIVYFGYSRSHSSLGRGIVEVVDDIEGDHLAIPIKVD